The Benincasa hispida cultivar B227 chromosome 9, ASM972705v1, whole genome shotgun sequence genome has a segment encoding these proteins:
- the LOC120086606 gene encoding trans-resveratrol di-O-methyltransferase-like — MEGRNTKMGMEGEEMLRAQAHIWNHIFSFINSMALKCAVELRIPDAINRHGSPITLSQLLSSLQIHPRKSQHVRRIMRILVHSGFFLIHNKTTQQGDDDQDQEEAYSLTNPSLLLLQHNPLTLSPFLLFMLDRVLIEPWQFVSAWLLNDTDNRTPFEMAYGKKFWEYMGSETKDGEGFNAAMGSDGRLVMSVLLEKYKSVFEGVECLVDVGGGTGTVAKIIAEAFPQIKCVVFDLPQVVDGLEGNHNLMFLQGDMFQAIPPADALLLKWILHDWTDEECIKILKKCKEAITSNGKIGKVIIIDMVVTNNKKMKNDKLMIECKFFWDLLMMVNVGGKERDEKEWAQLFQLAGFSTYNIFPILGLRSLIELYP, encoded by the exons ATGGAGGGTAGAAATACAAAGATGGGAATGGAAGGGGAGGAAATGTTAAGAGCTCAAGCTCACATATGGAACCACATTTTCAGCTTCATCAATTCCATGGCTTTGAAATGTGCCGTCGAACTCCGCATTCCAGACGCCATCAACCGCCATGGCTCACCCATCACCCTTTCTCAACTCCTTTCTTCTCTCCAAATTCACCCTCGAAAGTCCCAACACGTCCGTCGTATAATGCGTATATTGGTTCACTCCGGCTTCTTCCTAATACACAACAAAACTACCCAACAAGGAGATGATGATCAAGATCAAGAAGAAGCATACTCCCTCACCAAtccatctcttcttcttcttcaacacaACCCTTTAACTTTGTCTCCCTTTTTGCTTTTCATGCTCGATCGAGTCCTCATAGAGCCATGGCAATTTGTGTCGGCCTGGCTCCTTAACGACACCGATAATCGAACCCCATTTGAAATGGCTTACGGGAAGAAATTTTGGGAGTATATGGGGAGTGAGACAAAAGATGGGGAGGGTTTTAATGCAGCTATGGGTAGTGATGGGAGGTTGGTGATGAGTGTTTTGTTGGAGAAATATAAAAGTGTGTTTGAGGGAGTTGAGTGTTTGGTTGATGTGGGAGGTGGGACTGGAACTGTGGCAAAAATCATTGCTGAAGCCTTTCCACAAATAAAATGTGTTGTTTTTGACCTTCCTCAAGTTGTGGATGGCTTGGAAGGAAACCATAACTTGATGTTTCTTCAAGGGGACATGTTTCAAGCCATTCCCCCTGCTGATGCACTTCTATTGAAG TGGATATTGCATGATTGGACCGATGAAGAATGTATAAAGATACTGAAGAAATGTAAAGAGGCAATCACAAGCAATGGAAAGATTGGAAAAGTAATTATAATTGATATGGTGGTAACCAATAATAAAAAGATGAAGAATGATAAGTTGATGATCGAATGTAAATTTTTTTGGGACTTGTTGATGATGGTTAATGTAGGTGGAAAGGAAAGGGATGAGAAAGAGTGGGCTCAATTGTTCCAATTAGCTGGGTTTTCTACCTACAACATCTTTCCAATATTAGGTTTAAGGTCTCTCATAGAGCTTTATCCATAA